From the genome of Arthrobacter russicus:
GGCTGAAGTTTCGGGTTACGTCATCAACCCGGTGATCGAAAACGGCGAAGTGCTCCAGGAATCCGGTGCCGAAGGTTGCCTCTCGGTGCCCGGACTGGGGTTCGGAGTACCCCGGTGGCAGCGCAGCGTGGTGCGTGGCGTGGATTTGGCCGGCGAGCCGGTTCTGATCGAAGCGGAAGGCATGCTGGCGCGTTGCATGCAGCATGAAACAGACCATTTGGCCGGCAGCCTGTTCATCGACCGGCTCAGCGGGGAGGACCGGCGGGACGCGATGCGGAGCATCCGGCACGCCCGGTTCGATCAGCTGACCGCCAAGACCAATGCCCACCGGGCGCAAACCGTGGGCTCGAGCTTCGGCACGAGTTTCGGAGGCCAGGCGTGAGGGTGCTCTTCGCCGGCACCCCTGCGGTGGCCCTGCCCGCGCTCGAGGAACTCCGGGCTGCGGGATTCTCGGTGGTCGGTGTGCTGACCAGACCGGATGCACCGGTCGGCCGGAAACGGATTTCGACCCCGTCCCCGGTGGCGGCGCGTGCTGCGGAATTGGGCCTGCCGGTGATCAAAGCAGCCCGCGTCGACGAGGCAGCGCAAGCCGCGATCGCCGCGCTGCGCCCGGATGTCGCCGCCATCGTCGCCTATGGGGCGATCGTTCCGCCGTCGGCCCTGGTGCTGCCCGAGCACGGTTGGATCAACCTGCATTTCTCGCTGCTTCCGGCCTGGCGCGGTGCTGCTCCGGTGCAGCACGCGGTGATCAACGGCGACGACCTGACCGGTGCTTCCACGTTCCAGCTCGAGGCGGGTCTGGACACCGGGCCGGTTTTCGGCACGGTCACCGAGCCGATCCGCGCCGAGGACACCGGGTCCGCCTTGCTCGACCGGCTCTCCCGTTCCGGCGCGGTGCTGCTCGCGCAGACCCTTGCCGCGATTGCGGACGGCTCGGCGGTCGCGATCGCCCAGTCCGGAACGGTCTCTTTGGCTCCGAAGCTCACCATCGAGGACGGGAAGATCGACTTCACCGCGCCGGCGTTGGCGATCAGCCGAAGAATCCGCGGGGTCACTGCGGAACCGGGGGCTTGGACGTGGTTGGACGGGCAACGCTTCAAAGTGGGCCAAGCGGTGCTGCGCCCGGACCAGCGGGACCTGCCGCCTGGCCGGTTGGCGGTGCTGGGCAAGTCGCTCCTGGTCGGCACCGGATCGCACGCGATAGAACTGCTGGCCGTGCAACCGGCCGGGAAAAAGATGATGAAGGCCGCCGATTGGTTGCGCGGGATCGGAACGGTCGAGGGGATGGTATTCGGTGGATGACAGGGCCAATGGCCGGAAGCACAACGGCCAAACACACAAAGGCCAGGGCAGCGGCCCGGATCGGCGCCGTCGGGATCCGGACGGCGAGGGCCGGCGCAACAACCGCGGGCGGGAACGCAACCGCGGCGGCAATGCGCCCCGCGGATTCTCCGAATCGACGCCGGCACAACGGGTCCGCGAGGCCGATGCGGCCCGCCTGGTGGCGTTCGAAGTGCTGCGCGCGGTGTCCAAGGACAATGCCTATGCGAATTTGGTGTTGCCGGCCAAAATCCGCGCCAACCGCTTGGATAAACGCGATGCCGGTTTGGCCACCGAGCTCGGTTACGGCGCCCTGCGGGCGAAAGGCAGCTATGACGCGGTGATCGCAGCCTGTGTCGACCG
Proteins encoded in this window:
- the def gene encoding peptide deformylase — protein: MAILEIRIMGDPVLRTAAEPVTEFGPELAKLVADMFETMDDVDGAGLAAPQVGVGKRIFTYRVAEVSGYVINPVIENGEVLQESGAEGCLSVPGLGFGVPRWQRSVVRGVDLAGEPVLIEAEGMLARCMQHETDHLAGSLFIDRLSGEDRRDAMRSIRHARFDQLTAKTNAHRAQTVGSSFGTSFGGQA
- the fmt gene encoding methionyl-tRNA formyltransferase translates to MRVLFAGTPAVALPALEELRAAGFSVVGVLTRPDAPVGRKRISTPSPVAARAAELGLPVIKAARVDEAAQAAIAALRPDVAAIVAYGAIVPPSALVLPEHGWINLHFSLLPAWRGAAPVQHAVINGDDLTGASTFQLEAGLDTGPVFGTVTEPIRAEDTGSALLDRLSRSGAVLLAQTLAAIADGSAVAIAQSGTVSLAPKLTIEDGKIDFTAPALAISRRIRGVTAEPGAWTWLDGQRFKVGQAVLRPDQRDLPPGRLAVLGKSLLVGTGSHAIELLAVQPAGKKMMKAADWLRGIGTVEGMVFGG